In Campylobacter mucosalis, a single window of DNA contains:
- the rpsD gene encoding 30S ribosomal protein S4, with protein sequence MARYRGPVEKLERRLGVSLALKGERRLAGKSALDKRPFAPGQHGQRRAKISEYGLQLREKQKAKFMYGVSEKQFSRLFAEAARREGNTGALLVQLLEQRLDNVVYRMGFATTRRFARQLVTHGHILVNGKRVDIPSYRVEPGAKIEIIEKSKNNPQIVRAVDLTAQTGIVGWVDVEKDKKFGIFTRNPEREEVIIPIEERFIVELYSK encoded by the coding sequence ATGGCTAGATATAGAGGACCTGTTGAAAAATTAGAAAGACGTCTTGGTGTATCTCTTGCATTAAAGGGCGAGAGAAGATTAGCTGGTAAGAGTGCGCTTGATAAACGCCCATTTGCACCAGGTCAGCACGGACAAAGAAGAGCAAAAATAAGCGAATACGGCTTACAACTACGTGAAAAACAAAAAGCTAAATTTATGTATGGTGTAAGCGAGAAGCAGTTTAGCCGTCTATTTGCAGAGGCTGCACGTAGAGAGGGTAACACTGGTGCCTTGCTTGTTCAGCTATTAGAGCAAAGACTTGATAACGTAGTTTATAGAATGGGCTTTGCGACAACTCGTCGTTTTGCACGTCAGCTTGTAACTCACGGACACATTTTAGTAAATGGCAAAAGGGTTGATATCCCATCTTACAGAGTTGAGCCGGGTGCTAAAATTGAGATTATTGAGAAGTCAAAAAATAACCCACAAATCGTTCGTGCAGTTGATTTAACAGCACAAACTGGTATAGTTGGTTGGGTTGATGTTGAAAAAGATAAGAAATTTGGAATTTTCACAAGAAATCCAGAAAGAGAAGAGGTTATCATTCCAATCGAGGAAAGATTTATAGTAGAGCTTTACTCAAAATAA